One Amblyomma americanum isolate KBUSLIRL-KWMA chromosome 8, ASM5285725v1, whole genome shotgun sequence DNA window includes the following coding sequences:
- the LOC144101323 gene encoding uncharacterized protein LOC144101323 translates to MLARRELSTCGLWQCNQRSSIDATNPTCSGPQSRMFSLSLAALDTAILARADTRESHMGVWNVSVMCLPLSPIRLMYSLPLAASFKLVHTEPELEDRAAACLRRLCLKHYHHVGASDSRDPLHPCHSRDGERERL, encoded by the exons ATGCTCGCCCGCCGCGAGCTGTCCACCTGCGGCTTATGGCAATGCAACCAGCGCTCCAGCATTGACGCAACGAACCCTACATGCTCCGGCCCCCAGAGTAGGATGTTTTCTTTGTCCTT AGCAGCCCTTGACACTGCAATCCTGGCCAGAGCTGACACTCGGGAGTCTCATATGGGCGTCTGGAATGTTAGCGTCAT GTGCCTGCCTCTGTCTCCCATCAGGCTCATGTACTCCTTGCCATTAGCAG CGTCATTCAAGTTGGTGCACACAGAGCCCGAACTCGAGGATCGAGCAGCGGCCTGCTTACGTCGGCTGTGTCTGAAACATTATCATCACGTGGGCGCCAGCGACAGCCGAGACCCACTTCATCCCTGCCACAGCAGGGATGGGGAAAGAGAGAGGCTGTAA